In Methanobacterium sp. Maddingley MBC34, one genomic interval encodes:
- a CDS encoding hypothetical protein (PFAM: Uncharacterised protein family (UPF0147)), which translates to MSTESFERCNQILKHIMGDTSVPRNIRRAAEESKNLLSKDDDEPTVRASTVISILDEISNDPNIPIHARTLIWNVLSELESVRE; encoded by the coding sequence ATGAGTACAGAATCATTTGAACGTTGTAATCAGATTTTAAAACATATTATGGGGGACACAAGTGTGCCGAGGAACATTAGAAGGGCTGCCGAGGAATCTAAGAATTTATTATCAAAGGATGATGATGAACCCACTGTCCGAGCCAGTACTGTTATATCTATTTTAGATGAGATAAGCAATGACCCAAATATTCCTATCCACGCGAGAACCCTTATTTGGAATGTTTTAAGTGAGTTAGAATCAGTTCGTGAATAA
- a CDS encoding ribulose-5-phosphate 4-epimerase-like epimerase or aldolase (PFAM: Class II Aldolase and Adducin N-terminal domain~TIGRFAM: L-ribulose-5-phosphate 4-epimerase): protein MNQHPLTMEICEIAHYLYSKGLAPGKSGNISTRFQNIVAITPSGVSLGYVKEDEIVLVDMDGKILAGGKNPSSELQLHLEVYKNKNVGAIVHTHSTYATGFAMSGKKIERLEGFGERRKPFLKMVDYAQPGTLQLAQLVGEGLKEEDMVILEKHGVVATGKNLKETALLAEFVEETAKIQFVACVLSNMEF from the coding sequence CTTTACAGTAAAGGACTGGCTCCAGGTAAATCAGGAAATATAAGCACAAGATTCCAGAATATTGTGGCCATTACTCCCAGTGGGGTTTCATTGGGATATGTTAAGGAGGATGAAATAGTCCTGGTAGATATGGATGGTAAAATACTGGCTGGTGGGAAAAATCCATCATCAGAACTTCAACTTCACTTGGAGGTCTATAAAAATAAAAATGTTGGTGCAATCGTTCACACCCATTCCACATATGCAACTGGTTTTGCAATGTCTGGAAAAAAAATTGAACGCTTAGAGGGGTTTGGTGAACGAAGGAAACCATTTTTAAAGATGGTTGACTATGCCCAACCAGGAACACTCCAACTGGCCCAGTTGGTTGGTGAAGGTCTTAAAGAAGAAGATATGGTTATTTTGGAAAAGCATGGTGTGGTGGCCACTGGAAAAAACCTAAAAGAAACAGCTCTTCTAGCAGAATTCGTTGAAGAAACTGCAAAAATCCAATTTGTAGCTTGTGTTCTAAGTAATATGGAATTCTAA